From a region of the Candidatus Woesearchaeota archaeon genome:
- a CDS encoding ParA family protein: MRKICVVNEKGGVGKTTTAVNIGAGLSRMDKKVLLIDLDPQGSVGTCLNDISQKDMFDLLMEGADIRECIKPLGKNFDIITSKDNLIDAELSLVTKKNNLALLRTKLINLTDYDYVIIDCPPSLSLLTQNALLFAHEAFIPVSTDFLGLKGLHKVHKMVKEFAEKFDHDIKVTKIVPTLFDGRSRHCIKILNDIKNEYYELVSDPIRVNTKLKEAPQHGKSIFKYANSSRGAKDYLKLVQSVVYDEPRYNIKVKTTNGKAAMAAN; encoded by the coding sequence ATGAGAAAAATTTGTGTTGTTAATGAGAAAGGCGGTGTTGGAAAAACAACAACTGCCGTAAATATCGGCGCTGGACTTTCTCGCATGGATAAAAAAGTGCTTCTTATTGATCTTGATCCACAAGGCAGTGTTGGAACCTGCTTAAATGATATTTCTCAAAAAGATATGTTTGATCTTCTTATGGAGGGCGCTGATATCAGAGAATGCATCAAGCCTCTTGGAAAAAACTTTGATATTATCACCAGCAAAGATAATTTGATTGATGCTGAATTATCATTAGTAACTAAAAAAAATAATCTTGCATTATTGCGAACGAAATTAATTAACTTAACAGATTATGATTATGTTATTATCGACTGCCCGCCGTCATTAAGTCTTTTAACGCAGAATGCTCTCTTATTTGCCCATGAAGCATTTATTCCAGTATCTACTGATTTTCTAGGACTTAAAGGATTGCATAAAGTTCATAAAATGGTAAAAGAATTTGCTGAAAAGTTTGATCATGATATTAAAGTAACAAAAATTGTGCCGACGCTTTTTGATGGGCGTTCACGACATTGCATTAAAATATTAAATGATATCAAAAATGAATATTATGAACTGGTTTCTGATCCTATCCGGGTTAATACTAAACTAAAAGAAGCTCCCCAGCATGGAAAATCAATTTTCAAGTATGCTAATTCCTCCCGAGGAGCAAAGGATTATTTGAAGCTTGTTCAAAGTGTAGTCTATGACGAGCCTCGTTATAATATTAAGGTAAAAACAACTAACGGCAAAGCAGCAATGGCTGCTAATTAG
- a CDS encoding DUF4258 domain-containing protein: MVTKDDLLMTKHAQDEANDDGISRVEIAEAISRGPRVIEGKHFVTVYRDFTVVYEKVDDARFKVITVHLGRPKGWNIK, encoded by the coding sequence GTGGTAACTAAAGACGATCTTTTGATGACAAAGCATGCACAGGATGAAGCAAACGATGACGGTATCTCTCGCGTAGAAATAGCTGAGGCAATTAGCAGAGGACCGCGAGTGATTGAAGGAAAGCATTTTGTAACAGTATACCGAGATTTTACCGTAGTTTATGAAAAAGTAGATGATGCTCGTTTCAAGGTAATAACTGTTCATTTAGGAAGACCAAAAGGGTGGAATATAAAATGA
- a CDS encoding 50S ribosome-binding GTPase produces MANFWKLVNEVIDRADLLLIVLDARLVDETRNIELEKKITVKGKPFILVLNKCDLTSKEYLEKKKKTLKNAVFISSLQHLGTTMLRDKIFATAKKKKNEKITVGVVGYPNTGKSSVINALKGQKSAPASSQSGYTKAIQLVRADNRIYLIDTPGVIPFEEKDQIKHALMGAIDATKVKDPDVAAMRLIEILEGKAEAHYGLEKQSDSEVALEKIAKKLNKLKKHNELDLELVGRLILQDWQKGKIKL; encoded by the coding sequence ATGGCAAACTTTTGGAAACTAGTTAATGAAGTTATCGACAGAGCTGACCTTTTGTTAATAGTATTAGATGCTCGGCTTGTTGATGAAACACGAAATATAGAATTAGAAAAAAAAATAACTGTAAAGGGCAAGCCCTTTATCTTAGTATTAAACAAATGCGATCTTACTTCTAAGGAATACCTTGAGAAAAAGAAAAAAACCTTGAAAAATGCTGTTTTTATTTCTTCATTGCAACATTTAGGCACTACCATGTTGCGGGATAAAATATTTGCTACAGCTAAAAAGAAAAAAAATGAGAAAATAACTGTTGGTGTTGTTGGATATCCTAATACCGGCAAAAGCTCGGTGATTAATGCCTTAAAAGGACAGAAATCAGCTCCTGCATCTTCGCAAAGCGGTTATACTAAAGCCATACAGCTTGTTAGAGCTGATAATAGAATTTATTTGATTGATACTCCGGGAGTAATTCCTTTTGAAGAAAAAGATCAGATTAAGCATGCATTAATGGGTGCAATAGATGCAACAAAAGTCAAAGATCCTGATGTTGCAGCGATGAGGTTAATTGAGATTCTTGAAGGAAAAGCAGAAGCTCATTATGGTTTAGAAAAGCAATCAGATAGTGAAGTTGCATTAGAAAAAATAGCAAAAAAGCTTAACAAACTTAAAAAACACAACGAACTTGATCTTGAACTTGTCGGAAGGCTTATTCTTCAGGACTGGCAAAAAGGAAAGATAAAGCTATAA
- the sppA gene encoding signal peptide peptidase SppA, giving the protein MVIIMVKAIPKDAMIKESGTGKKIFIVLGIIGLIIVVLIALVIFGVMFTASNNFSRSGNVAVIPLHGVIVTEDMPGLFGSSYIASPKIIEKIKQANEDNSVKAIVLDINSPGGSAVASDEIALALKQANKTTVALIREVGASGGYWIASAADHIVANRMSITGSIGVIASYLQFTGLMDKYGVTYERMVAGKHKDLGSPFKELTEEERALFQVSLDKIHNYFIEEVAHNRNMDAAKVRELATGRIFLGVEAYEIGLVDELGNKDTVKKYLEQKLGTTVEFVEMKDQLSFFQLLAQASLQRSFYLGKGIGSMLLEEGELSIKT; this is encoded by the coding sequence ATGGTGATAATCATGGTGAAAGCAATTCCAAAAGATGCAATGATTAAAGAATCGGGAACAGGAAAAAAGATTTTTATCGTGCTAGGTATTATAGGGTTGATTATTGTTGTGCTTATTGCTCTGGTTATTTTTGGAGTTATGTTCACCGCATCAAATAATTTTTCTAGGTCAGGAAACGTCGCAGTTATTCCGTTGCATGGCGTTATTGTTACTGAAGATATGCCAGGATTATTTGGAAGTTCATATATTGCTTCGCCGAAGATTATTGAAAAAATAAAACAAGCAAATGAAGATAATTCAGTCAAAGCAATTGTATTAGATATCAACTCCCCGGGTGGAAGCGCAGTAGCCTCAGATGAAATTGCTCTTGCTCTTAAGCAAGCAAATAAAACAACAGTCGCTTTAATCAGAGAAGTTGGCGCATCAGGTGGGTATTGGATTGCAAGCGCTGCAGACCATATTGTTGCAAATAGAATGTCAATTACAGGCAGTATTGGTGTCATTGCATCGTACCTTCAGTTCACTGGGTTGATGGACAAATACGGCGTAACCTATGAAAGAATGGTTGCAGGAAAACATAAGGATTTAGGAAGCCCTTTTAAAGAATTGACTGAAGAAGAACGCGCGCTGTTTCAAGTATCGCTTGACAAAATTCATAATTACTTTATTGAGGAAGTTGCTCATAATAGAAACATGGATGCAGCTAAAGTTCGTGAGCTTGCTACAGGAAGAATTTTTCTTGGTGTGGAAGCATATGAGATTGGTTTAGTCGATGAACTTGGCAATAAAGATACAGTAAAAAAATATTTAGAGCAAAAATTAGGAACAACCGTTGAGTTTGTAGAGATGAAAGATCAATTAAGTTTCTTTCAATTGCTTGCTCAAGCGTCATTACAGAGATCATTTTACCTGGGGAAAGGTATTGGAAGCATGTTATTGGAGGAAGGAGAATTGAGCATTAAGACTTAA
- the eif1A gene encoding translation initiation factor eIF-1A, which yields MRDKHGNILSAEEEAQEEIRRARLPKGNQTFGVLEQRLGGSRNRVRCMDGKTRICRIPGRLKRKLWVREGDILLVEPWTDGGDERGDIVFKYKQNQVEHLKKNGLLNNLNEFEEF from the coding sequence ATGCGTGATAAGCACGGCAATATTCTTTCTGCTGAGGAAGAAGCTCAAGAAGAAATCAGACGGGCTCGACTTCCTAAAGGCAATCAAACATTTGGTGTTCTTGAACAACGTCTTGGCGGCTCTCGGAATAGAGTGCGCTGTATGGATGGCAAAACACGGATTTGCAGAATACCAGGAAGATTAAAAAGAAAACTGTGGGTTAGGGAAGGAGATATTTTGCTTGTTGAACCATGGACTGATGGCGGTGATGAACGCGGCGATATTGTGTTTAAATACAAGCAAAATCAAGTAGAGCATCTTAAAAAAAATGGTCTTCTTAATAATTTGAATGAGTTTGAAGAATTTTGA